The Candidatus Accumulibacter similis genome has a segment encoding these proteins:
- a CDS encoding CDP-alcohol phosphatidyltransferase family protein, with product MTLYALKPRFQALLRPVARRLHAGGVTANQVTIGTAAASLLLGVGLALAAAAGESIWFLLLPGWLLARMALNAIDGLLAREFGQASRLGACLNELADLLADAALYLPFALLPATGSALAVLVVVLANVAELAAVVATADGSGRRNDGPMGKSDRALVFGALGLLLGCGIPPGPWLAGVLATIAVLLLPTIGNRVRRGIAGEDRGGQP from the coding sequence ATGACCCTCTACGCGCTGAAACCGCGCTTCCAGGCGCTGCTGCGACCGGTCGCGCGGCGCCTGCATGCGGGCGGCGTCACCGCCAACCAGGTGACCATCGGCACCGCCGCCGCATCGCTGCTGCTCGGCGTCGGGCTGGCGCTGGCGGCGGCCGCTGGCGAGTCGATCTGGTTCCTGCTGTTGCCCGGCTGGCTGCTGGCACGCATGGCGTTGAACGCGATCGACGGTCTGCTCGCGCGCGAATTCGGCCAGGCCTCAAGGCTCGGTGCGTGCCTCAACGAACTCGCCGACCTGCTCGCCGATGCCGCGTTGTATCTGCCGTTCGCGCTGCTGCCCGCGACCGGCAGCGCGCTGGCGGTGCTCGTCGTCGTGCTGGCGAACGTTGCCGAACTGGCTGCCGTGGTCGCCACCGCTGACGGCAGCGGGCGGCGCAACGACGGGCCGATGGGCAAGAGCGATCGCGCGCTGGTTTTCGGGGCACTCGGCCTGCTGCTCGGCTGCGGCATCCCGCCCGGTCCGTGGCTTGCCGGGGTGCTGGCGACGATCGCCGTCCTGCTGCTGCCGACGATCGGCAACCGGGTCCGGCGCGGCATCGCCGGCGAAGACCGGGGCGGACAGCCATGA
- a CDS encoding HU family DNA-binding protein, translated as MNKSEMIDAIAARSELSKAASAKALDAVLETIIEAVAHGDTVTLVGFGSFKASERAAREGKNPKSGAKITIPQTTVPKFAAGAGFKARVANRGE; from the coding sequence ATGAACAAATCTGAAATGATCGATGCCATCGCCGCCCGCAGCGAGCTCTCCAAGGCCGCATCGGCGAAAGCCCTCGACGCCGTCCTCGAGACGATCATCGAGGCCGTTGCCCACGGGGATACGGTGACGCTGGTCGGTTTCGGCTCCTTCAAGGCAAGCGAACGCGCTGCCCGCGAAGGCAAGAACCCGAAATCCGGTGCGAAGATCACCATCCCGCAGACGACCGTCCCGAAGTTCGCTGCCGGCGCAGGTTTCAAGGCACGCGTCGCCAACCGCGGCGAGTGA
- the uvrA gene encoding excinuclease ABC subunit UvrA translates to MDDTSHNHSQLRIRGARTHNLKNISLDLPRNRLIVITGLSGSGKSSLAFDTLYAEGQRRYVESLSAYARQFLQRMEKPDVDLIEGLSPAISIEQKATSHNPRSTVGTVTEIHDYLRLLFARAGTPYCAEHQLPLDAQTVSQMVDHVLALPEGSRLMILAPVVANRKGEQAELFAELRAQGFARLRVDGQIHEIDALPRLTRTHKHSIDVVVDRLKVREDIRQRLAESFETALRCADGRAIACEMDNGREHFFSARFACPVCSYSIQELEPRIFSFNSPMGACPKCDGLGVIQFFDPQRIVARPDLSLAAGAIRGWDKRNPFYHQMLSSLAEHYGFELDTAFRDLPDHLRQIILYGSGREALPFGYLNERGRMTIRQHPFEGIIVNLERRYRETDSLAVREELARLISNRSCPACQGSRLREEARNVRIGSSDGARTLHEINRQPLAAARDYFVSLQLPGNKAQVAEKVLKEIVSRLQFLINVGLDYLSLDRSAETLSGGEAQRIRLASQIGSGLTGVLYVLDEPSIGLHQRDNERLLQTLRQLRDIGNTVIVVEHDEEAIRSADHVVDLGPGAGIHGGFIVAEGPPAKIAGNPASLTGDYLAGRRRIGMHAVRRQPDPARMLRITGARGNNLRNITAAIPVGLLTCITGVSGSGKSTLINDTLYLAAARQIYGSTTEPAEHDLIVGLDHFDKVINVDQSPIGRTPRSNPATYTGLLTPIRELFAGVPEARARGYGPGRFSFNVKGGRCEACQGDGVIKVEMHFLPDVYVVCDVCRGKRYNRETLEVLYKGRNIHEVLQMTVEIARGFFDPVPVVARKLQTLVDVGLSYITLGQSATTLSGGEAQRVKLALELSKRDTGRTLYILDEPTTGLHFHDIELLLGVLHRLADHGNTVVVIEHNLDVIKTADWLIDLGPEGGAGGGQIIGTGTPEQLADVAVSHSGRFLRTLLARHHAGRQDGPATAAACVR, encoded by the coding sequence ATGGACGATACCAGCCACAACCACAGCCAGCTGCGAATTCGTGGTGCGCGCACGCACAACCTGAAGAACATCAGCCTCGACCTGCCGCGCAACCGCCTGATCGTCATCACCGGCCTGTCGGGATCCGGCAAGTCGTCACTCGCCTTCGACACCCTCTACGCCGAGGGGCAGCGGCGCTACGTCGAGTCGTTGTCGGCCTACGCCCGACAGTTCCTGCAGCGCATGGAAAAGCCCGACGTCGACCTCATCGAGGGGCTTTCACCGGCGATTTCGATCGAACAGAAGGCGACCAGCCACAATCCGCGCTCGACTGTCGGCACGGTCACCGAGATTCACGACTACCTGCGGCTGCTCTTCGCCCGCGCCGGCACGCCCTACTGCGCCGAGCACCAGTTGCCGCTCGACGCGCAGACAGTCTCGCAGATGGTCGACCATGTGCTGGCCCTGCCGGAAGGCAGCCGGCTGATGATCCTCGCGCCGGTGGTAGCCAACCGCAAGGGCGAGCAGGCCGAGCTCTTCGCCGAGTTGCGCGCGCAGGGCTTTGCCAGGCTGCGCGTGGACGGACAGATTCACGAGATCGACGCCCTCCCCCGGCTCACCCGGACGCACAAGCATTCGATCGATGTCGTGGTCGACCGGTTGAAGGTGCGCGAGGACATCCGCCAGCGCCTGGCCGAATCCTTCGAAACGGCGCTGCGCTGCGCCGATGGCCGCGCCATCGCCTGCGAGATGGACAACGGGCGCGAGCATTTCTTCTCGGCCCGGTTCGCCTGCCCGGTCTGCTCCTACTCGATCCAGGAACTCGAGCCGCGGATCTTCTCCTTCAACAGCCCGATGGGCGCCTGCCCGAAGTGCGACGGGCTCGGCGTCATCCAGTTCTTCGATCCGCAGCGCATCGTCGCCCGTCCCGATCTGTCGCTCGCTGCCGGCGCCATCCGCGGCTGGGACAAGCGCAACCCCTTCTACCACCAGATGCTCAGCTCGCTGGCCGAACACTACGGCTTCGAGCTCGACACCGCCTTCCGGGATCTGCCTGACCACCTGCGGCAGATCATCCTTTACGGCTCCGGCCGCGAAGCGCTGCCGTTCGGCTACCTCAACGAGCGCGGGCGAATGACCATCCGCCAGCACCCGTTCGAAGGCATCATCGTCAACCTCGAGCGGCGCTACAGGGAGACCGACTCGCTGGCGGTGCGCGAGGAACTGGCACGCCTGATCAGCAACCGCAGTTGCCCGGCCTGCCAGGGGAGTCGTCTGCGCGAAGAGGCGCGCAACGTGCGCATCGGCAGCAGCGACGGTGCGCGCACGCTGCACGAGATCAATCGCCAGCCCCTCGCGGCGGCGCGGGACTACTTCGTTTCGCTGCAGCTTCCCGGGAACAAGGCGCAGGTGGCGGAAAAGGTGCTCAAGGAGATCGTCAGCCGCCTGCAGTTCCTGATCAACGTCGGCCTCGACTACCTGTCACTGGACCGCTCTGCGGAGACCCTGTCCGGCGGCGAGGCACAGCGCATCCGTCTGGCTTCGCAGATCGGCTCCGGTCTGACGGGCGTCCTGTACGTCCTCGACGAACCGTCGATCGGTCTGCACCAGCGCGACAACGAGCGCCTGTTGCAGACGCTGCGGCAACTGCGCGACATCGGCAATACGGTGATCGTCGTCGAGCACGACGAGGAAGCCATCCGCAGCGCCGATCACGTCGTCGACCTCGGCCCGGGCGCCGGAATCCACGGCGGCTTCATCGTCGCCGAAGGACCGCCGGCAAAGATCGCCGGCAATCCAGCCTCGCTCACCGGCGACTATCTTGCCGGACGCCGCCGTATCGGCATGCATGCCGTGCGCCGGCAGCCGGATCCCGCGCGCATGCTGCGCATCACCGGCGCCCGCGGCAACAACCTCAGGAACATCACGGCCGCGATCCCGGTCGGCCTGCTCACCTGCATCACCGGCGTCTCCGGTTCCGGCAAGTCGACGCTGATAAACGACACGCTCTACCTGGCGGCAGCGAGGCAGATCTACGGCTCGACGACGGAACCCGCCGAGCACGACCTGATCGTCGGTCTGGACCATTTCGACAAGGTGATCAACGTCGACCAGAGTCCGATCGGTCGCACCCCGCGCTCCAATCCGGCAACCTACACCGGTCTCCTGACACCGATCCGCGAGCTGTTTGCCGGCGTCCCCGAGGCCCGTGCGCGCGGTTATGGGCCCGGCCGTTTCTCGTTCAACGTCAAGGGCGGACGCTGCGAAGCCTGTCAGGGTGACGGCGTCATCAAGGTCGAGATGCATTTTCTGCCAGACGTCTACGTCGTCTGCGACGTCTGCCGCGGCAAGCGCTACAATCGCGAGACGCTGGAGGTGCTGTACAAGGGCAGGAACATCCATGAAGTCCTGCAGATGACCGTCGAGATCGCGCGCGGGTTCTTCGACCCGGTTCCGGTCGTCGCGCGCAAGCTGCAGACGCTGGTCGATGTCGGTCTGAGCTACATCACCCTCGGCCAGTCGGCAACCACCCTCTCCGGCGGCGAGGCGCAGCGGGTCAAGCTGGCCCTCGAACTGTCCAAGCGCGATACCGGCCGTACCCTCTACATTCTCGACGAACCCACCACCGGCCTGCACTTCCACGACATCGAACTGCTGCTCGGCGTACTCCATCGGCTCGCCGACCACGGCAATACGGTGGTGGTGATCGAGCACAACCTCGATGTGATCAAGACGGCCGACTGGCTGATCGACCTGGGCCCGGAAGGTGGCGCCGGTGGCGGCCAGATCATCGGCACGGGAACGCCGGAACAGCTTGCGGACGTCGCCGTCAGTCACAGCGGACGTTTTCTGCGCACCCTGCTGGCCCGACACCACGCTGGCAGGCAGGACGGACCGGCAACGGCAGCCGCGTGCGTGCGCTAG
- a CDS encoding AMP-binding protein produces MSYSAFVQARDFLQAHRTDYETAYRDFKWPVLDDFNWALDYFDVMAAGNDKPALWVVNEDGSEQKMSFAEMSRRSNQVANWLRQQGVRRGDRILMMLGNEVPLWDTMLASIKLGAVLSPATTLLAPDDLRDRIDRGQIRHVIIGHTHADKFNGLPGDYTRVTVGGAVAGWQQLEQAYSGAGDFLPDGPTKATDPQLLYFTSGTTSKPKLVLHSQQSYPVAHLSTMYWLGLQPGDVHWNISSAGWAKHAWSCFFAPWNAGATIFIYNYARFAAAAILETLVRCSVTTLCAPPTVWRMLIQEDLKKYPVKVRELIGAGEPLNPEVIDQVREAWGITLRDGFGQTETTAQVGNSPGQVVKLGSMGRPMPGYQVRLVDIDGHVAEEGEICLDLSQRPVGLMIAYDDDPEKTAEVMRDGFYHTGDTAAVDADGYITYVGRADDVFKASDYRISPFELESVLIEHDAVAEAAVVPSPDPLRLAVPKAFLTLRAGHEPSRELARDIFVFLRSRLSPYKRVRRLEFGELPKTISGKIRRVELRKGEQERGAAARGPLEFYEEDFEF; encoded by the coding sequence ATGTCTTATTCGGCCTTCGTGCAGGCCCGCGATTTCCTCCAGGCCCACCGTACCGATTACGAAACGGCGTATCGTGACTTCAAGTGGCCGGTCCTGGACGACTTCAACTGGGCACTCGATTACTTCGATGTGATGGCCGCCGGCAATGACAAGCCGGCACTGTGGGTAGTGAACGAGGATGGTTCGGAGCAGAAGATGTCCTTTGCCGAGATGTCGCGGCGCTCGAACCAGGTCGCCAACTGGCTGCGGCAGCAGGGCGTCCGCCGCGGCGACCGCATCCTGATGATGCTCGGCAACGAGGTGCCGTTGTGGGACACGATGCTGGCATCGATCAAGCTCGGTGCCGTGTTGTCTCCGGCAACCACCCTGCTGGCGCCGGATGATCTGCGCGACCGCATCGACCGCGGCCAGATCCGGCACGTGATCATCGGCCACACGCACGCCGACAAGTTCAACGGTCTGCCCGGCGACTACACGCGGGTCACCGTCGGCGGTGCGGTCGCCGGCTGGCAGCAACTCGAGCAGGCCTACAGCGGGGCGGGCGACTTCCTGCCCGACGGCCCGACCAAGGCGACCGACCCGCAGCTCCTCTACTTCACCTCCGGCACGACGTCGAAGCCGAAGCTCGTCCTGCACAGCCAGCAGAGCTACCCGGTCGCGCACCTGTCGACGATGTACTGGCTCGGGCTGCAGCCGGGCGACGTGCATTGGAACATCAGCTCGGCCGGCTGGGCGAAGCACGCCTGGAGCTGCTTCTTCGCACCGTGGAACGCCGGCGCGACGATCTTCATCTACAACTACGCCCGCTTTGCCGCCGCGGCGATCCTCGAGACGCTCGTCCGCTGTTCGGTGACGACGCTCTGCGCGCCGCCGACCGTCTGGCGGATGCTGATCCAGGAAGACCTGAAGAAGTACCCGGTCAAGGTTCGCGAACTGATCGGTGCGGGCGAGCCGCTCAACCCGGAAGTCATCGACCAGGTCCGCGAAGCCTGGGGAATCACGCTGCGCGACGGTTTCGGCCAGACCGAAACGACGGCGCAGGTCGGCAATTCGCCCGGCCAGGTCGTCAAGCTCGGCTCGATGGGCCGGCCGATGCCCGGATATCAGGTGCGCCTGGTCGACATCGACGGGCATGTCGCCGAAGAGGGCGAGATCTGCCTCGATCTCTCACAGCGCCCGGTCGGACTGATGATCGCCTACGACGATGATCCGGAGAAGACCGCCGAAGTGATGCGCGACGGTTTCTATCACACCGGCGACACGGCAGCGGTCGATGCCGACGGCTACATCACCTATGTCGGCCGCGCCGATGACGTCTTCAAGGCGTCCGACTACCGCATCAGCCCCTTCGAACTCGAGAGCGTCCTGATCGAGCACGACGCGGTTGCCGAAGCGGCCGTCGTTCCGAGCCCCGACCCGCTGCGGCTGGCGGTGCCGAAGGCATTCCTGACGCTGCGCGCCGGCCATGAGCCGAGCCGCGAACTGGCGCGCGACATCTTCGTGTTCCTGCGCAGCCGCCTGTCGCCGTACAAGCGGGTACGGCGGCTCGAGTTCGGCGAGCTGCCGAAGACGATCTCCGGCAAGATACGCCGCGTCGAACTGCGCAAGGGCGAACAGGAGCGTGGCGCCGCTGCCCGTGGTCCGCTGGAGTTCTACGAGGAGGACTTCGAGTTCTAG
- a CDS encoding NAD(P)/FAD-dependent oxidoreductase, which yields MLRVSEIRLPIEHDAAALPAAVAARLGVEPAEIRSLSIFRRSHDARRNSAPAFIYSVDVELADEAAVLARLAGDRHLQPTPDMRYRFVGRAPAVPGERPLVVGFGPAGIFAALILAQAGFRPIVLERGKAVRERTQDTWGLWRGRRLDPESNVQFGEGGAGTFSDGKLYSQIRDPRHYGRKVLEEFVKAGAPAEILYVNKPHIGTFRLVGMVERIRREIESLGGEVRFRQRVSGLQIDDGRLRGVTTADGGEVRAAHVILALGHSARDTFAMLHAAGVRLEAKPFSIGFRIEHPQSLIDRARLGPHAGHPLLGAADYKLVHHCRNGRSVYSFCMCPGGTVVAATSEAGRVVTNGMSQYSRNERNANSGIVVGITPADYPGGPLAGIELQRQLEARAFELGGGSYEAPAQLVGDFLAGRPSTRLGGVIPSYQPGVRLTDLGSALPEYAIAAIREALPAFDRQIRGFAMPDAVLTGVETRTSSPLRITRGDDCQSVNLRGLYPAGEGAGYAGGILSAAIDGIRVAEAVTRDLLGVGEGRARADR from the coding sequence ATGTTGCGAGTCAGCGAAATCCGCCTGCCGATCGAGCATGATGCTGCCGCTCTGCCGGCGGCGGTCGCCGCCCGCCTCGGCGTCGAGCCGGCCGAAATCCGCTCGCTGAGCATCTTCCGGCGCAGCCACGACGCGCGCCGCAACAGCGCGCCCGCCTTCATCTACAGCGTCGATGTCGAGCTGGCGGACGAGGCGGCGGTGCTTGCCCGCCTCGCCGGTGACCGCCACCTGCAGCCGACGCCCGACATGCGCTATCGCTTCGTCGGTCGCGCCCCCGCTGTGCCCGGCGAACGGCCGCTGGTCGTCGGCTTCGGCCCGGCCGGGATCTTCGCCGCGTTGATTCTGGCGCAGGCCGGCTTCCGCCCGATCGTCCTCGAACGCGGCAAGGCGGTGCGCGAGCGCACGCAGGACACCTGGGGGCTGTGGCGCGGCAGGCGGCTCGACCCCGAGTCGAACGTCCAGTTCGGCGAGGGCGGCGCCGGCACCTTCTCCGACGGCAAGCTCTACAGCCAGATCCGCGACCCGCGGCACTATGGACGCAAGGTGCTCGAGGAGTTCGTCAAGGCCGGCGCACCGGCGGAGATCCTCTACGTCAACAAGCCGCACATCGGCACCTTCCGCCTCGTCGGCATGGTCGAACGCATCCGGCGCGAGATCGAGAGCCTCGGCGGCGAGGTGCGTTTCCGGCAGCGGGTCAGTGGCCTGCAGATCGACGACGGGCGCCTGCGCGGCGTGACGACCGCCGACGGTGGTGAAGTGCGCGCCGCGCACGTCATCCTCGCGCTCGGGCACAGCGCCCGCGACACCTTCGCCATGCTGCACGCCGCTGGCGTGCGGCTGGAGGCGAAGCCGTTCTCGATCGGCTTTCGCATCGAGCACCCGCAGTCGCTGATCGACCGCGCGCGCCTTGGGCCGCACGCCGGCCACCCGCTGCTCGGGGCCGCCGACTACAAGCTCGTCCACCACTGCCGCAACGGCCGTTCGGTATACAGCTTCTGCATGTGTCCCGGCGGCACCGTCGTCGCGGCGACTTCCGAGGCCGGGCGGGTCGTCACCAACGGCATGAGCCAGTACTCGCGCAACGAGCGGAACGCCAACTCCGGCATCGTCGTCGGCATCACACCCGCCGACTATCCCGGCGGGCCCCTAGCCGGCATCGAACTGCAGCGGCAGCTCGAGGCGCGCGCCTTCGAACTCGGCGGCGGCAGCTACGAAGCGCCGGCACAGCTCGTCGGCGACTTCCTCGCCGGCCGGCCATCGACCCGGCTCGGCGGGGTGATCCCATCGTATCAGCCGGGTGTCCGCCTGACCGACCTCGGCAGCGCGCTGCCCGAGTACGCGATCGCCGCGATCCGCGAGGCGCTGCCGGCATTCGATCGCCAGATCCGGGGCTTCGCGATGCCCGACGCCGTTCTCACCGGGGTCGAGACACGCACCTCGTCGCCGCTGCGCATCACCCGCGGCGACGACTGCCAGAGCGTCAATCTGCGCGGACTCTACCCGGCCGGCGAAGGTGCCGGCTACGCCGGCGGCATCCTCTCGGCAGCCATCGACGGCATCCGCGTCGCCGAGGCGGTGACGCGCGATCTGCTCGGGGTGGGGGAGGGACGCGCCAGAGCTGACCGATGA
- the mtnA gene encoding S-methyl-5-thioribose-1-phosphate isomerase, with translation MRVNGTPWRTIWPVDGVRAVDIIDQTALPHAFSVRRLHSVEDAAQAIRSMQVRGAPLIGVTAAHGLALALASRADDDTLLAAARLLAATRPTAVNLHWALARMQSRLLPLPPATRIDAAWAEAATIADEDVDQCRRIGIHGLQLLLAGRRGEGRLEIMTHCNAGWLATVDHGTALAPVYAAFDAGIDIHVWVSETRPRNQGLLTAWELRQHGVPHTVVADNAAGLLLARGGIDAVLVGADRIAANGDVANKIGTCLKALAARAAGVPFIVAAPRSTIDFACANGAAIPIEERAGDELRLLHGCDSAGVAGELRQLPATAAVANPAFDITPASLVDHIVSERGCCTADRLQSLHPEAADG, from the coding sequence ATGCGAGTCAATGGCACCCCGTGGCGAACGATCTGGCCGGTCGACGGCGTGCGTGCCGTCGACATCATCGACCAGACGGCGTTGCCGCACGCCTTCAGCGTCCGCCGTCTGCACAGCGTCGAAGACGCAGCGCAGGCGATCCGCAGCATGCAGGTGCGCGGCGCGCCGCTGATCGGCGTCACTGCCGCCCATGGACTGGCCCTCGCCCTCGCTTCCCGTGCCGACGACGACACGCTGCTGGCGGCGGCGCGGCTGTTGGCGGCGACGCGGCCAACGGCGGTCAACCTGCACTGGGCGCTGGCGCGGATGCAGTCCCGCCTGTTGCCGCTGCCACCTGCCACGCGTATCGACGCCGCCTGGGCCGAGGCGGCGACGATCGCCGACGAGGACGTCGACCAGTGCCGGCGGATCGGCATTCACGGCCTGCAACTCCTGCTCGCCGGTCGGCGTGGCGAGGGGCGACTCGAGATCATGACCCATTGCAACGCGGGCTGGCTGGCGACGGTCGATCATGGCACGGCGCTGGCGCCGGTCTACGCCGCCTTCGACGCCGGCATCGACATCCACGTCTGGGTTTCCGAGACCCGCCCGCGCAACCAGGGCCTGCTCACCGCCTGGGAACTGCGGCAGCACGGCGTGCCGCACACCGTCGTCGCCGACAACGCGGCCGGGCTGCTGCTCGCGCGCGGCGGCATCGACGCCGTGCTCGTCGGCGCCGACCGCATCGCCGCCAACGGCGACGTCGCCAACAAGATCGGCACCTGCCTCAAGGCGCTGGCGGCGCGCGCCGCCGGCGTGCCGTTCATCGTCGCCGCGCCGCGGTCGACGATCGACTTCGCGTGTGCCAACGGCGCGGCGATCCCGATCGAAGAGCGCGCCGGCGACGAATTGCGGCTGCTGCACGGCTGCGACTCCGCCGGCGTCGCCGGCGAGCTGCGGCAACTGCCGGCCACTGCCGCTGTCGCCAACCCGGCGTTCGACATCACGCCGGCGAGCCTCGTCGACCACATCGTCAGCGAACGCGGCTGCTGCACCGCCGATCGCCTGCAGTCGCTCCATCCGGAGGCAGCGGATGGTTGA
- a CDS encoding patatin-like phospholipase family protein, with translation MNRPNRDEHLFSPGPKRILALDGGGIRGVLTVQVLKRIESLLRARAGGDAAFRLCDYFDLIGGTSTGAILAAGLATGMSADELESLYHELGDAIFEPDVLRWGLLRAKFSKAPLEKALKRQFGDITLGDPTRIRTGLAIMLKRFDTGSPWVVHNNPRGRYFSPRPGGKALANSEFRLWQIVRASTAAPHYFDPEKLIVGRDAAGKEQAGVFVDGGVSPHNNPSLQLLMLAWLRGYALQWPAGADRLLLVSCGTGINETALDPGRTAPAAADAIIGLASLMDDALALNEQMLQWMSVSPTARVIDREVGDLATDHPAGGPPLLTYLRYNAHLDGDWLRANVRPDYSDAEAAALREMDKPKNMPRLVEIGQAVARKVEENHFPPVFDIR, from the coding sequence ATGAACCGACCCAATCGCGACGAGCATCTGTTCAGCCCCGGACCGAAACGAATCCTGGCCCTCGACGGCGGAGGAATCCGCGGCGTCCTCACCGTCCAGGTCCTGAAACGCATCGAAAGCCTGTTGCGTGCCCGTGCCGGCGGTGACGCGGCGTTCCGCCTCTGCGACTACTTCGACCTCATCGGCGGCACGTCCACCGGCGCCATCCTCGCCGCCGGCCTGGCGACCGGGATGTCGGCCGACGAACTCGAGAGCCTCTACCATGAGCTGGGCGACGCGATCTTCGAACCCGACGTGCTGCGCTGGGGACTGCTGCGCGCCAAGTTTTCGAAAGCGCCGCTCGAGAAGGCGCTCAAGCGCCAGTTCGGCGACATCACGCTCGGCGACCCGACGCGCATCCGCACCGGTCTGGCAATCATGCTCAAGCGCTTCGATACCGGCAGCCCGTGGGTGGTGCACAACAACCCGCGCGGCCGCTACTTCAGTCCGCGCCCGGGTGGCAAGGCGCTCGCCAACAGCGAGTTCCGGCTCTGGCAGATCGTCCGCGCGAGCACCGCGGCGCCGCACTACTTCGATCCCGAGAAGCTGATCGTTGGCCGCGATGCGGCCGGCAAGGAGCAGGCCGGGGTCTTTGTCGACGGCGGCGTCAGCCCACACAACAACCCCTCGCTGCAGTTGCTGATGCTCGCCTGGCTGCGCGGCTATGCGCTGCAATGGCCGGCCGGCGCCGACAGGCTGTTGCTCGTCTCCTGCGGCACCGGCATCAACGAGACGGCCCTCGATCCCGGCCGGACGGCGCCGGCAGCAGCCGACGCGATCATCGGGCTGGCATCGCTGATGGACGACGCGCTGGCACTCAACGAGCAGATGCTGCAGTGGATGTCGGTCAGCCCGACGGCCCGGGTGATCGATCGCGAGGTCGGCGATCTGGCAACCGATCATCCGGCCGGCGGGCCGCCCCTGCTCACCTACCTGCGCTACAACGCCCACCTCGACGGCGACTGGTTGCGCGCCAACGTGCGGCCGGACTACAGCGATGCCGAAGCCGCGGCGCTGCGCGAGATGGACAAGCCGAAGAACATGCCGAGGCTGGTCGAGATCGGCCAGGCGGTCGCACGCAAGGTCGAGGAGAACCATTTCCCGCCGGTCTTCGACATCCGCTAG
- a CDS encoding class II aldolase/adducin family protein, which produces MVELRQRLIDCARRMGDLGLNRGTAGNLSVRAPAAGEPGGFLITPSGMAYDALQAGDIVHVRPDGVASGCRQPSSEWRFHRDLYARRADAGAILHAHSPFATSLACLRRDIPAFHYMIARFGGDSLRCSDYATFGTQELSAAVLRAIDGRCGCLLANHGMLVFGRDLPQALALGVELEALCEQYWRACQLAPPVLLDSAEMARVLAKFAGYGQQS; this is translated from the coding sequence ATGGTTGAACTGCGGCAGCGGTTGATCGACTGCGCGCGGCGCATGGGCGATCTCGGTCTCAACCGCGGCACCGCCGGCAACCTCAGCGTGCGCGCGCCTGCGGCCGGTGAGCCAGGAGGCTTCCTGATCACGCCGAGCGGCATGGCCTACGACGCGCTGCAGGCCGGCGACATCGTGCACGTCCGCCCCGACGGCGTCGCCAGCGGTTGCCGCCAGCCGTCGTCCGAGTGGCGCTTCCACCGCGACCTCTACGCCCGCCGCGCCGACGCCGGCGCCATCCTGCACGCGCATTCGCCCTTCGCCACCAGCCTCGCCTGCCTGCGCCGCGACATCCCGGCCTTCCACTACATGATCGCGCGCTTCGGCGGCGACAGCCTGCGCTGCAGCGACTATGCGACCTTTGGCACGCAGGAGCTGTCGGCGGCCGTGCTGCGGGCGATCGACGGGCGCTGCGGCTGCCTGCTGGCAAATCACGGCATGCTCGTATTCGGACGCGACCTGCCGCAGGCGCTGGCGCTCGGCGTCGAACTCGAGGCGCTCTGCGAGCAGTACTGGCGCGCCTGCCAGCTGGCGCCGCCGGTACTGCTCGACAGCGCGGAGATGGCGCGCGTGCTGGCGAAGTTCGCCGGCTACGGGCAGCAGTCCTGA